Genomic window (Syntrophales bacterium):
TTTCGATCATCTTTTTCCCAAGGAACTCAATCAACTCCGGCGAGTTGCTGTTTACCGAGGCGGAGAAATTGGATGATCCGGTCGCCAAACTGGCCATGTCGGGTTTCAAGTCTATGCAGGCGCCCCTTTCCGGGCCGTTCCCTCCGCGAGCGCCGGTAGAGAGCTGAATGATAATATCGCATTTTTCCCTCACCCTGCTGATAATGTCCGCAGTAATAACAGTGTCTGTTGTCGGGTTCCCGGCGCTGTCCCTTGTATGGATATGGGCGACTGTCGCACCTGCCTGATAACATTTAAAAATATCCTCGGCGATCTCCTGTGGTGAAATCGGAACATGGCGATTGAGCCTTTTTGTGGGGACATTCCCCGTGGGGGCAATGGTTATTACTACCTTTTTCATAAACGCCGCCTTTCTTGCTGCGGGGGAAAAATTCTGTGTCACTTAAATAGGGTAACGCACCCTGCCAAGATTACTGCCCGGATTTCTCGCAAGCGCTGGCCGGGAATGTTTCTAAAAAAGCAGACCCGGAAGCAGACGTTAGTCACTAACCCGTAAAGTTGATCGAGTTTTTGGCAAGATATTTTTCATGACCTGTGCAAACCATTTGCTGTAAAGTAATTGCTGAGATTATTTTTTAATCCGACGAGCTAATTGCAAAACTCCCCATTCTTGTCATTCCCGCAACGATTCTGAGCGGGAATCTGGTTCTAACTGCTTGAAAAACCATATTCCCGATAGAGACATTCGGGAATGACAAATGGTTTTGCAATTGCCTCCGACTTTTAAAATATGGGTCATATTTTTGGTTCCGGCTCGTCCGGGTTAGGGATTATCGTGATTGCCTGACCTCGACATTGAGCACTTCTTCCCAGACTTTCACCATCGCCCCCTTGCTTTCATCTCCTAATCCCTGATTCAAGGCCAACTGGTAGGTCGTGAGGGCCGCCTGGGTTACGGGTATCGGTATTTTATTGGCATTCATGATCTCCATGATGGATGACATATCCTTGTAGGCCTTCTTCATTGGATAGCCCTGTCCAAAGTCTCTTTTGAGAATCAGCGGTCCGAAGAAATTGAGCGCGAAGCTCTGGCCCGTCCCGCTTCCGGCAACCTCAACGATTTTTTCGGCGTCGAGACCCATTTTTACGGCTAACGGCAAAAGTTCGGCGACAGCCGCGCAGGAGATATTGAAGAAGACATTGTTGATGACCTTGGCAAGCTGTCCGCAACCGGCGCTTCCCATGTACTCGACATTCTTGCTGAAACTTTCCAGTACGGGCTTTACCTTGTCGAAAATGTCGCGGGAGCCTCCCGCCATGGTCGTCAACATTCCCTCCAAAGCTCTTTGCTCCATGCCGGATACGGGCGCATCAACGAAGTCTATTTTCGATTCCGCGAGGCGCTTCTGAAAATCCATGGTCGCCAGAGGATGGGTTGTTCCGCAATCGATCACGATCTGGCCGCCGGAAAGGCGAGACGCGAGGCCCGCCTCCCCCCAGAGCACTGTTCTGACAACTTCCGTATCGGGAAGAGAAAGGATGATCCAGTCCGCATATTCAGCAACAGCCTGTAAATCAGCAGCGGCGGTTGCTCCAGCTTCAACGAGGCGTTGCACTGCCTGTTTGTCAACATCGAAGACACGCAGGGGGAAACCTTTCCTGAGTATGTTCAAGGCCATGCCTCTGCCCATCGCCCCCAGCCCGATAAAACCGATCTTCGGTTTCATGCCTCAAACTCCTCCAATCTTC
Coding sequences:
- a CDS encoding NAD(P)-dependent oxidoreductase, which codes for MKPKIGFIGLGAMGRGMALNILRKGFPLRVFDVDKQAVQRLVEAGATAAADLQAVAEYADWIILSLPDTEVVRTVLWGEAGLASRLSGGQIVIDCGTTHPLATMDFQKRLAESKIDFVDAPVSGMEQRALEGMLTTMAGGSRDIFDKVKPVLESFSKNVEYMGSAGCGQLAKVINNVFFNISCAAVAELLPLAVKMGLDAEKIVEVAGSGTGQSFALNFFGPLILKRDFGQGYPMKKAYKDMSSIMEIMNANKIPIPVTQAALTTYQLALNQGLGDESKGAMVKVWEEVLNVEVRQSR